Sequence from the Myxococcus virescens genome:
TGGAGGAGAACGGCGGCCACGCATCCGCCTCGCGGAGGCTGACTGTCACCGCGTCCACGCCGTCCGCGCCCCCCTTCCCGCCCCGCTCGCCCTTCGCCTCCGGACCACGGCCACCCTGCGCGGGAGCCCCGCCCGGACGCGCTCCGCCGCCCAGGCGCACCGTGGCGGACGACCAGGTGGGCGACGTCTTCTGCGCTTCGGCGATGAGGGCATCCATCGGCTTGCGCGGCGTCTCCACGTCGGGCGCGGGCACCTTCACCGACGCCGAGCCCGGCGGCCCCTGCCTCGCCGGAGCCTCGTGGCCCATCGCGGTGTAGACGAGGTCGGAGGCCCACTTGTACGAGATGACCATGCCCGACGCCGTGAGCACGATGAGCACCGGCAGCGACCAGAAGCCGATGACGTTGTGCCAGTTCCAGTCGCGCGCCTTGCCCTTCAGCCCACGCCGGAACCACAGCGACGGCCGCATGGCGCGCAGCGTCCACTTGCGCGGCCACCACAGGTACAGGCCGGAGATGGCCAGGAAGAGGAACACCGCGTTGCTCGCGCCGGTGATCGCCTTGCCCACCGCGCGGTTGTCGCCGCCGGCGGCCAGCCACCGGTGGAGCTCCACGTTCCATTGGAGGAAGCCGCGCAGGCCCGTCGCGCCATTCCCCAGCACCTCGCCGGTGAAGGGGTTGACGTAGGTCACAGAGCCCCGGCCGACGCTCACGAGCACCGAGGACGTCGGCTCCGGATACACCGTCACGCCGGAGGGCTGTCCGTCCGTCCGCACAGCGCGGACGCGCTCGACCAACGCCTCCACGGGGAGCCGGGGCGCGTCTGGAGACGGCGGCTGCACCGTCCGGACATCCCGCTCCGCCCATTCGATGAGCTGCTTCTCGAAGGCGATGACCACGCCCGTGAAGGACATGATCGCAATCACCAGCCCGGTGGCGATTCCGGCGATGAGATGAATCCAGAAGATGATGTTTCGGAAGGTGCGCATGAAACGGCTCCAGCGCGGGCCGGAGCCCACGCGAGGAGAACTGGAGCGGACCCGGCGCGACACCGCGCCAGACTCACTTCAGGGAGAAGTTCACCGGAATGTCGATCATGACTCGCGCCAGCCGCCCCGAACGGCCCAGCGCGGGCGTGAAGTGCCACTGATTCACGGCGGCAATCGCCGCGGCGTCCAGGGCGGGCACGGAGCGCATCACCCGGGTGTGCGCCTGCTCCACCCGGCCGTCCGTGCCAACGATGACCCGCACCACCACCACGCCCTGGATGTTCCGCTGCTTCGCCAGCCGGGGGTAGTCCGGCCTGACCTGCTTGAGGACCGTGGGGGGCCGCATCACCTGCTTCAGCGTCAGCGCGTCGCCCGTGCCGCCAATGGCCGTCGACCCGACGATGCCGCCCTGCGTTCCACCCACGACGCCACCGACCACGCCACCCACCACCCCGCCCACCGCGGACGCCTCGCTGCTCGCGGACGCCGGCTCCGCCTTCGCCACCGTGGGTTCGGGAGCAGGCTCAGGCTCCACCACGGGCTCCGGCTCAGGGGGCGTCTCCGGCTTCACCTCCGCCACCGGCTCGGGCCGGGGAACGGGGGTCGGCATCACCCGCTGCGCCGGCTTGGGACGCGCCTGGCGCTGCACTTCCTTCTTCGCGGCCGGCTGCGCCCCGCCACCACCCGCGGGCGGCGGGGGCGGAGGCGCGGCGAACGCCAGCAACACCAGCTCCGGCTCCTCCCGCACCACCTGCTTCGGCGACGCCGGGGACACGGACAGTCCCGCCGCGACGACGACCGCGTGGAGCACGACCGCCACGACAACGGCCCCGCTCCAGCGGCTCCAGAAACCCTCCACCCCGGCGGCATCCCCCATGCGGAAGAGCGCCCCAGTGGGCTGTGCCAACACCGAGGATGCTGCATCCGCGGCGGGCTCCGGAAGTTCGAAATTGAGAATCGTTCTCACTCTCACTGCGGACGTGGATACCCCCCACGGCCCTCACCGTCAACGCTCGCTGAGTAAAACTTCTTACGCCCGGTGGAACGCCCGCCCGGTCGTCCACGGAGGGATGGCGCGCGGAAAAGCCCTTTCGCGGCAGCCCTTTACAGGCGGCTGAAGGACCAGCTCAGCGCGCGGCCACCGGAATACGGCATGACCCCATGGAACGGCCGGGGGTCGGCGTCGAACACCAGCGGCAGGAAGTGCCGGTCGCCGTCCCACAGGTTGAGGCCTTGGATGTCCGCCACGGGCACCCAGGAGAGGGAGCCCTCCGGGTTCCGCTCGAGCGGGGTGCCTTCGAAGCCGTCGATGCGAAACACGAAGCCCAGCCAGTCCTCCCCGTGCTTGCCGAAGCCGGGCCAGGAGATGGTGCCGCGCAGCACCATCCGCGTGCACTCGATGCCGGCCTCCTCGCGAATCTCCCGGCGCATGCAGGCGGCCACGTCCTCGTCGCGCTCCATCTTCCCGCCCAGGCCATTGAACTTCCCGTAGTGGGCGTCATCCGGGCGGGCGTTGCGGTGGACGAGCAGCACGCGCTGCCCGTCCGGTGACATCACGTAACCGAGCGTGCCGATGATCGGGGTGTACGGCATGGGAGCGACCTCGCGCGGTGCGGCATCCAGGCGTCGGAGCCCCTTGGCCACCACCGGAATGTGACAAAGCGCGGCACTGTAGTTCATGCCGGGCCAGCCAGGTCCCTCCTCACCCCGCCCTCCTCACACGGCGGGTCGGGGGCTTCCCTTTACGCCAGCCAACGCAGCGCGTTAACATCTAGCGACACTGCATTATTCTTGATGACAACCCGCGTCGTCGGGAGAGGGGACTCTTGATGTCGGCATTCCGCCCCGGCCGGTACGGCCTGTATGAGCCAGACACCGAGCATGACGCCTGCGGCGTGGGATTCGTCGCCCACCTGAGGGGTGAGCGCTCGCGAGGCATCGTCGAGGACGCCCTGGAGCTCCTCAACCGGCTCAGCCACCGGGCGGCCGCGGGCAGGGACCCACGAACCGGCGACGGCGCCGGCATCCTGGTGCAGCTCCCCCACCGCTTCTTCGAGCGGGAGTCCCCGAAGCTGCCCTTCGCCCTCCCGCCGCGCCGGCACTACGGCGTGGGCCAGGTGTTCCTCCCGCCCGAGCCCGAGGCCCGGGCCGCCTGTGAGGCCGCCTTCGAGGAGGTCGTCGTACAGGAGGGCCAGCGCGTGCTCGGCTGGCGCGACGTGCCCGTGAACCCGGAGCACCTGGGCCCCGTGGCGCGTGAGGCCGCCCCCGTCATCCGCCAGCTCTTCGTGGCGCGGCGGCGCATGGTCCCCAGCGCCTTCGAGCGGAAGCTGTACCGCATCCGCAAGCTGACGGAGAACCTCATCCAGGCGCGCGGCGTGGACCCCAAGGGCCGCTTCCACGTGGCGTCGCTGTCGTCGGAGACGCTCGTCTACAAGGGGCTGATGCTGCCGGTGGACCTGCCGCGCTTCTACTCCGATTTGCAGCAGCCGGACTTCGTGAGCGCGCTGGGCCTGGTCCACTCGCGCTTCTCCACCAACACGTTCCCGACGTGGGAGCTGGCGCAGCCGTTCCGCTTCATCGCGCACAACGGTGAAATCAACACCATGCGTGGCAACCGGAACTGGATGACCGCGCGGCGCGGCCTGCTCCAGACGGCGCGCCTGGGCGGCAGCCTGGAGGCGCTCCAGCCCATCATCGTCCCGGGCAAGAGCGACTCGGCGCAGTTCGACAACATGGTGGAGCTGCTCTACCTGGGCGGTCGCACCCTGCCCCACGCGCTGATGATGATGATTCCGGAGGCGTGGGAGGGCGACGCGCTGATGTCCGACGAGCGGCGCGCCTTCTATGAATACTCCTCCGCCCTGCTGGAGCCGTGGGACGGGCCGGCGGCCATCGCCTTCACGGACGGGCAGCTCATCGGAGCCACGTTGGATCGCAACGGCCTGCGGCCCGCGCGCTACCTCGTCACGGAGGACGACCGCATCATCCTCGCCTCGGAGATGGGCGTCATCGACGTGCCGCCCTCGCAGGTGCGCCGCAAGGGCCGCCTGACGCCGGGCCGCATGCTGCTGGTGGACACCACCGAGGGCCGCATCCTGGAGGACGAGGACGTCAAGCGCGACATCACCACGCGCTGGCCCTACCGCCGCTGGCTCCAGCGCAACGTCTACACCTTCGACAACCTCCCCGCCGTCACCGCCCCGGTGCGCCTGCGCGGCGAGGAGCTGTGGCGGGCCCAGCGCGCCTTCGGCTACACCGCCGAGGACGTGCGCTCGGTGCTCACGCCCATGGCGGAGACGGGCAAGGAGCCAGTGGGCTCCATGGGCACGGACACGCCGCTGGCGGTGCTCAGCGACCACGCCCCCAGCCTCTTCTCCTACTTCCACCAGCTCTTCGCGCAGGTGACCAACCCACCCATCGACCCGCTGCGCGAGTCGCTGGTGATGACGCTGGCCACCGCGCTGGGCCCGGAGAGCAACACCTTCGAAGAGACGCCGGAGCAGTGCCACCGGCTGTCCCTCCCCGGCCCCATCCTCACCAACGGGCAGCTCGCGCGGCTGGCGGCCATCAATGACGAGGGCCTGTTCGAGACGCGCCGCCTGTCGCTCCTCTACGCCCTGGACGGAGGCGAAGGCGCGCTCGAGGCGGCGGTGGAGAAGCTCTGCGACGAGGCCGTGGACGCGGTGGACGCGGGCGCCAGCATCCTGCTCTTGAGCGACCGCGGCGTGGACGCGGCGCACGCGGCCATTCCCGCGCTGCTGGCCATGTCCGCGGTGCACCAGCGGCTCGTCCGTGACGGCATCCGCATGTACACCGGCCTGCTGCTGGAGACGGCGGAGGCGCGCGAGGTGCACCACTTCGCCTGCCTGTTCGCCTACGGCGCCGCGGCGGTGAACCCGTACCTGGCGCTGGACACGCTCCGGGCCCTGGCGGACAGCGGCGAGCTGGCCGTGGACGCGGAGAAGGCGCAGGACCGCTTCATCCACGCCGTGGAGGAAGGCCTGCTCAAGGTGATGTCGAAGATGGGCATCTCCACCCTCCAGTCCTACCGCGGCGCGCAGCTCTTCGAGGCCGTGGGGCTCCAGCGCTCGCTGGTGGAGCGGCACTTCACCGACACGGCGTCGCGCGTGGAGGGGGTGGGCCTGCCGGAGCTGGGGCGCGAAGTGGCGGAGCGTCACGCCCGGGGCTTCGGCGCGGAAGCGGACGCGGAGGCCGGCATGCTGCCCGTGGGCGGCCAGTACCGCTGGCGCCGTCTGGGCGAGCGGCACAAGTGGAACCCGGCCACCATCGCCAGGCTCCAGGCGGCGGTGCGCGCGAACGACGCCGCCACCTTCGCGGAGTACTCGCGGCTCGCGGACGACGAGACGCGCGAGCACTCCAACCTGCGCGGCCTGCTCGAAATCGCCCACGAGGGCCGCACGCCCGTGCCGCTGGACGAGGTGGAGCCGGCGCTCTCCATTGCCCGGCGCTTCGTCACCGGCGCCATGTCCTTCGGCTCCATCAGCGCGGAGGCGCACGAGACGCTGGCCATCGCGATGAACCGGCTGGGCGGGCGCTCCAACAGCGGCGAGGGCGGCGAGGAGTCGCGGCGCTACACCCGGGACGAGAACGGAGACCTGCGCCGCAGCGCCATCAAGCAGGTGGCCAGCGCGCGCTTCGGCGTCACCACGGAGTACCTGGTCAACGCGGACGAGCTCCAAATCAAGGTGGCCCAGGGCGCCAAGCCCGGCGAGGGCGGCCAGCTGCCCGGCCACAAGGTGGATGAGCGGATTGCCCGCGTGCGCTGGTCCACGCCGGGCGTGACGCTCATCTCCCCGCCACCGCACCACGACATCTACTCCATCGAGGACCTGGCGCAGCTCATCTACGACCTCCAGTCGGTGAATCCGGCCGCGCGCGTCGGCGTGAAGCTGGTCAGCGAGGTGGGCGTGGGCACCATCGCCGCGGGCGTGGCCAAGGCCGGCGCCAGCTGCGTGGTCATCTCCGGCTACGAGGGCGGCACGGGCGCCTCGCCGCTGTCCAGCATCCAGCACGCGGGCCTGCCCTGGGAGCTGGGGCTGGCGGAGACGCAGCAGGTGCTGGTGCACAACGGGCTGCGCTCGCGCATCCGCGTTCAGGCGGACGGCGGCATGCGCACCGCACGGGACGTGCTGGTGGCCACGCTCCTGGGCGCCGAGGAGTTCGGCATGGCCACCGCCAGCCTGGTGGCCGTGGGCTGCGTCATGCTGCGCAAGTGTCACCTCAACACCTGTTCGGCGGGCATCGCCACGCAGGACGCGGGGCTGCGCGAGCGCTTCCAGGGCAAGCCCGAGGACGTGGTGAACTTCTTCCTCCTCATCGCGGAGGACCTGCGCCAGCGGATGGCCGCGCTGGGCGCGCGCTCCCTGCAGGAGCTGGTGGGCCGCGTGGACCTGCTGCGGCAGCGCCCGGCGGTGGACCACTGGAAGGCGAAGCGCGTGGACCTGTCCGGGCTGCTCGCCGCGCCGGCCGCGCCGGACAGCGAGCCGCGCCACTGCACCGAGCCGCGCATCAAGGACGTGTCCGACCACCTGGACCACGCGCTGCTGCGCGACGCCAGCGCGGTGCTGGACGGCGGACCGCCCATGCTGCTCAACGTGCCGGTGGCCAACACCCACCGCGCCGTGGGCGCCCTGTTGTCGGGGGAGATTGCCCGGCGTCACGGGGGCCAGGGGCTGCCGGATGGCCGGCTCCATGTGCGGATGAAGGGCTCCGCCGGCCAGAGCTTCGGCGCCTTCGTGGTGAAGGGCGTGACGCTGGAGCTGGAGGGTGACGCCAACGACTACGTGGGCAAGGGCCTGTCCGGTGGACGCATCATCGTCTACCCGCCGCAGGCCAGCCGCTTCACCGCCGAGGAGAACGTGCTGGTGGGCAACACCGCGCTCTATGGCGCCACGGCCGGCGAGGTCTACCTGCGGGGGCTCGCGGGTGAGCGCTTCGCGGTGCGAAACAGCGGCGCGCAGGCCGTCGTGGAGGGCGTGGGCGACCACGGCTGCGAATACATGACGGGCGGCGCGGTGGTGGTGCTGGGCCCCACCGGGCGCAACTTCGCGGCGGGCATGAGCGGCGGCATCGCCTACGTGCTCGACCGCGAGCAGTCCTTCCGGCAGCGCTGCAACCTGGAGATGGTGGAGCTGGAGTCCCTGGTGGACGAGTCCGAAATCTGGCTCGTGCACGGCATGGTGGAGCGGCACCTGCACCACACCGGCAGCGCGCTGGCGCGGCGGGTACTGGACAACTGGGAGCTGATGGTGCCGCGCTTCGTGAAGGTGATGCCCACGGACTACAAGCGGGTCCTCCAGGCACGGCGCGCGGCGCGCAGACCACCGGAGTCCACATCCGCGGCGTTGCCCCAGTCCGCGGCGGGGAGGGCCTGAGCCATGGGTAAGCCAACCGGATTCATCGAGTGGGAGCGCGTCCACGCGGTCAAGCGGGACAAGGCGGACCGGCTGGGCGACTGGCGCGAGTTCGCGCTGCCGCTGGCCCCCGACGAGGCCAAACGGCAGGCCGGCCGCTGCATGGACTGTGGCGTCCCCTTCTGCCACCAGGGCTGTCCCCTGGGGAACCTCATCCCCGACTTCAACGAGGCCGTGTACCGCGGGCGCTGGCGCGAGGCGTACGACCTGCTCAGCCGCACCAATGGCTTCCCGGAGATGACGGGCCGGCTGTGCCCGGCGCCGTGCGAGGCTGCGTGTGTGCTCGCCATCGACCGGGACCCGGTCACCATCGAGCAGATGGAGAAGGAAATCGTCGAACGGGCCTTCGAGGAGGGCTGGGTGAAGCCCCGGCCTCCGGCACGCCGCACCGGGAAGACGGTGGGCGTGGTGGGCTCCGGGCCCGCGGGACTGGCGGCGGCGGCGCAGCTCAACGCGGCCGGACACACCGTCACCGTGTACGAGCGGGCCGCCCGGGCCGGCGGCCTGCTGCGCTATGGCATCCCCGACTTCAAGCTGGAGAAGTCCGTGGTGGACCGGCGCCTGGCGCTGATGGAGGCGGAAGGCATCACCTTCGTCACCGGCGTGGACGTGGGCGGTGCCCTGAGCTACCGCGCGCTGCGCGCGAAGCACGACGCCCTGGTGCTGGCCATGGGCGCGCGCCGTCCGCGCGAGCTGGAAGTCCCCGGACGCGAGCTGTCCGGTGTCGTCCAGGCCATGGAGTACCTGGAGCACCAGAACCGGCTCGTCTCGGGCCAAGGCCAGAAGGACTCACGCCTGGACGCGGCCGGCCGGCACGTCGTGGTGCTGGGCGGCGGCGACACCGGCTCGGACTGCCTGGGTACCGCGCTGCGTCAGGGTGCGGCGAGCGTGCGGCAGGTGGAGCTCCTCCCCGCCCCGCCCGCGGTGCGCGCGGAGGGCAACCCCTGGCCGAGGTGGCCCGTCATCTTCCGCACCTCCACCAGCCAGGAGGAAGGCGGCGAGCGCCGCTTCGCGCTGATGACGAAGCGGCTGACGGGCAGCGACGGACGGCTCCAGACGCTGCACGCCGTGGAAATCGAGTTCCAGCCCGAACCTGGCGCCCTGCCCCGCCTCATTGAACGTCCCGGCACCGAGGTGACGTTCGAAACGGACCTGCTGGTGCTGGCCATGGGCTTCACGGGGCCCGAGGTGGGTAACCTCTCCGAGGAACTGGGGGTAAAGCTGTCTCCCCGCGGCACGGTACAGGTGGACGCGCGCTTCGCCACGTCCGCGGACGGGGTGTTCTGCGCCGGGGACGCGAGCCGGGGCGCCAGCCTCATCGTCTGGGCCCTGTCGGACGGTCGCGAAGCCGCCAAGGCCTGCGATGCGTATCTTTCCGGGGGGCGCTCCGCGCTTCCTACCCGGGGTGCGGACTGCGCCTTCTGAGCGGAATGAAACGCCCGGGTCGCCTTTTTGGGGCGAGTCGGGAATAAATAGCAGGCGAGGCAGTTAGAATGGGCTTAACCCATTACTCCCTCCCACAGGAGGCCCCTGACATGCGAAGCGAACAGACCCTCATCGTGACCGAAGCCGACTTGGAGCGCCTGCGCCAGGTGGTGGACCACAACGGAGGCGGCCGCACGGCCGAGTTCGCGGAAATGCTTGACGCGGAGCTGACCCGGGCCCGCGTCGTCGCGTCGGAAGAGGTGCCGCCCGACGTCGTGACGATGAACAGCAAGGTCGTCTTCGAGGACGAACAGACGGGAGAGCGCCGGGAGGTCACCCTTGTCTACCCGCGCGACGCCAGCAGCGACGAGGGGCGCATCTCCGTCCTGGCCCCCATCGGCAGCGCGCTCATCGGCCTGACCGTGGGGCAGACCATCACCTGGCCCCTGCCGGGCGGACGCTCCAAGCAGCTGCGCATCGTCGCGGTGCCCTACCAGCCCGAGGCCTCGGGCCACTACAACCTCTGATTCGGCTTCCCCCGGACGGCACCGTACGCCCTCGTGGCGGACGGTGCCGTTCTCCGTTTCAGCGCAGCCCCACGCGCTTCGCCAACTCCTGCGCCAGGGCCCGCAGCTCCTCCACGCCGGCCGCCTGCGGGCTCGTGTCGAACACCACCTCATAGCCCAGCCCCGCCTGGTTGATGGACTCCGAGCGCGGAATCCGAGCCCTCAACACGGGCACGGTGGACTCGCTCAGCGCGCCCTCCATGGCCTCGTTGGTCGCGGTGGTGCGGCGATCCCACAGATTCACCACCGCCACCAGCTCACCGCCCTGCTCGCGAACGTCACGCCAGGCGGTCTCGATTTCCCCCAGCCCCTGGAGCGCGAAGGCGCCGGTGGGCACGGGGGCCACGACCAGGTCCGCGGAGGCGAGCACGGCCTCGGTGTAGGCGCCGATGCTGGGCGGGGTGTCCGCGAGGATGATGTCCGGCGTCCACCCCAGCGTCTTGAGCGCGCGAGGAATCGCCTGGAGGCGGTGGCCCCACTGGAACAGCTCGCGCTCCTGCGCGGCCATGCGCGGCGCGGCGGGGGCGATGAACAAGCCGGGCCGCTTCGGTGAAGCCACCACCACCTGCGCCAGCGTGTGCCTGGGACGGGGCCCGAGCGCATCCCCCACGCAGGGGCCTTCCCGGCTCTCCAGCCCCAGCACCAGCGACGCATGGGCCTGGGGGTCCAGGTCCAGCAGCAGCACCTGGCGGCCGGCATCCGCGAGGGCCGCCGCCACATGCGAGCAGAGCGTCGTCTTGCCGACGCCGCCCTTGATGGTGGAGAACGCGATGAACGCCATGCCCCGGTCTATACCGGACGACCCACGGGGAGAGAAGCCACGGGCGGCGGCGCCTCCTCCATGCTCAGCTCACCCCCACCTTGCACTCGGGGAGCGCCTGGCGCAGCCGCTCGATTTCCCCTGGAGGCAGGGTCGTCCAGTACAGGTCCACCGTCCGCAACCAGGTCATCCGGAAGAGGACGGGCGGCAGCGTCGTCAGCGGCGTGGACTGGAGATCCAGGAACGTCAGGCGCTTGAGCCGCTCCAGCGCGTCGGGCAACGTCGTCAGCCCCGTGCGGTTCAGGTTGAGTGACTCGAGGGATTCCAGGTCACCCAGATCGGGCGGCAGCTCGGTCAACTCAGGGTTGAACGACAGATCCAGCTTCTTCAGCTTCGACAGGCGCCCCAACTCCGGGGGCACCGCCTTGATGCCCGTCGTCCGGACCCAGAGGGACTCCAGCTCGGTGAACTCGCCAATCAGCGCGGGCAGCTCGCCCAGCTTCCGGCCGTTGAACAGCAGCTCCTTCGAGTCCCGGGGGAACTTATCGAACAAGGCAGCCGGGCCCTTCGCCTTCGCGGGCGCCTTCGCCTTGATGGGAAGGGACGCGCCCGCCAGGTCCGCGGGCGCCACGGGCGAGGTGCCCTCCTTCACGTCCTTCAAGGCCACGGCCAGCGCCGCCAGCTCCTCCTCGAGCCACGAGGAGAACGTCCCCAGTTCCTCCACGGGGAGACTGTCCTCCACGCGCCAGACCACGCCGGACGCGCCTGCGGCGCCCCTGCCAAAAGCGAAGCCGTTGATGTCGTCAATGTCGTGGGCGGCGAACATCACGAACGAATAGGCATGGGTGCCCGCCTCGCGCTCCGCGCGGACCTCGTCCCATGGCCGGTCGGGCACGCCCACCTGCTGTGACAGCCCCACCTGCCAGCGCGGAGGCAGCAAGCCCAACGTGGACGACGCGCCCGACAGCCACCGGTAGCCCAGCACCTTGACGAGCGCCCCGTACTCCGGAGGCAAGAGCGGCGCGGGGTCGAACACGGTCGAGAACGGCACCACCCGCGGCTCCAGGGCCTCCGGATACTCGCCGGCCGAGCCCCGCCCCAAGGTCTGGACGGCCTGCTTCTCCACGCGCTTCCACTGCGCCGCCAGCGACACGTTCTTCTTCGGCATGCCCGCCCATTACCTGCAACGACATGCGAAGGAAATGGGCACCTCCGCGCGCTACTTCTGCGTCATGATCCACTTCACCAGCGCGCGCGCCTCGGCCTCCGACACCTGGGCGTTCGCCGGCATCGGAATGGCGCCCCAGACGCCGCTGCTGCCCTTGCGCACGCGCTGCGTCAGCTTGTCCTCCACGCCCTCCTGCTTCGCATAGCGGGCGGCAATCTCCTTGAATGAGGGACCGACCAGCCGCGCCGTCGCTGAATGGCACGTCGAGCAGTTCTTGGCCTTCGAGAGCTCCTCGCTCGCGGAGGCCACGTTGGACACCGACGCCACCGCGAGAACAGACAGCCACAGAAAACGCTTCATCGAAGTCTCCAGTCCACACTGCATATCAAGGCTGACCGACATGGCAGCCCTCTCTGATTTTGCTGAGCTCCACGCAAACTAGCGCGCGGCACGCCCTTCCGCGACGCGCACCACGCGCCCATCGCCCAGGGTGTCCGGTGGGCTCAGCACCACCCGGTCCTCGGCGGACAATCCGTCCATCACCTCGACATGAGCGCCCAGGTCACGCC
This genomic interval carries:
- a CDS encoding c-type cytochrome, whose translation is MKRFLWLSVLAVASVSNVASASEELSKAKNCSTCHSATARLVGPSFKEIAARYAKQEGVEDKLTQRVRKGSSGVWGAIPMPANAQVSEAEARALVKWIMTQK